A stretch of Clostridium sp. BJN0001 DNA encodes these proteins:
- a CDS encoding ABC transporter ATP-binding protein, with translation MKKIIEMKNICKSFYVGEENQLNILKGIDITVNEGEFVSIIGSSGSGKSTLMNIIGALDRPTSGEYILGDTNINTISDNGLSEIRNKKIGFVFQTFNLIPRSTALNNVELPMLYAGVPMKRRSERAKRLLDMVGMSERIYHQPNELSGGQKQRVAIARALSNDPEIILADEPTGALDSATGHLVMNLFHEVHEKEGKTIVFITHNNELAKETQRIITLKDGQIVSEEINKDYYRHFPDGECVCS, from the coding sequence ATGAAAAAGATAATAGAAATGAAAAATATATGTAAAAGCTTTTATGTAGGCGAAGAAAATCAGCTTAATATTTTAAAAGGAATAGATATTACTGTAAATGAAGGTGAATTCGTATCAATTATCGGAAGTTCAGGTTCTGGTAAAAGTACTCTTATGAATATAATTGGTGCATTAGACAGACCTACTTCTGGAGAATATATTTTAGGTGATACAAATATTAATACCATTTCCGATAATGGACTTTCTGAAATAAGAAATAAAAAAATAGGATTTGTTTTTCAAACTTTTAATTTGATACCAAGAAGTACGGCTTTAAACAATGTAGAACTCCCTATGCTTTATGCAGGAGTACCTATGAAAAGAAGAAGTGAACGTGCAAAAAGGCTTCTTGATATGGTCGGAATGTCTGAAAGAATATATCATCAGCCTAATGAACTTTCAGGAGGTCAAAAACAGAGAGTTGCTATAGCTCGTGCACTCTCTAATGATCCTGAAATTATTCTTGCAGATGAGCCAACAGGAGCACTAGATTCTGCAACTGGACACCTTGTAATGAATCTATTTCATGAAGTTCATGAAAAGGAAGGTAAAACAATCGTTTTTATAACTCATAATAATGAACTTGCTAAAGAAACACAAAGAATAATCACTTTAAAAGATGGTCAAATAGTGAGCGAAGAAATCAACAAAGATTATTATAGACATTTTCCGGATGGTGAATGCGTATGTTCATAA